The Campylobacterota bacterium sequence TTTGACGACAAAAGTCTTTTTGTCGATCCATGCCGTCAGACCGCACGAAGCTTCACAGTTCGAACACGCCGTAGGGACGATCATGTAATCGTTGACGTAGATACCTTCGGGGTTCTCTTCGCTCTGAACGCCGTGGCGGTCGATACCGCCCCGTTTCCAGTCGACGCCGTCAAGCTCCTGGAAATGGTTCCACTGATCCAGCGGCGGATAGAACGAGAGGCTGTCCGGCGTATTGGTAAATTTGCTCTTTTCGACCGATTCGGCGACCGCGTCGGCGGTAAACACCCCTTTCGCGATCGCGGCGCCCGTTACGGTTAACGCGGCGCCTTTTAAAAATGTTCTTCTACTTTCCAAATACATCATAATTTGACCCTCTTTAGCTCATTGGTAACAATTGGGGGATAACCAGCCAAACGTGTTTGCTGACCCACAATCCGATCAATGCCGATACGGCAGCGATTTTCAACAGATAATACGACTGGTTTTTAATGCTCAGGCATACGAGTACCATCGGTACGATGAATGCCATCACCTGCCCGATCCAGAACATTACGGTGTACTCGCCGCCTTTGACGTAATGGAGCACCGCAGCGACCTCTTCGGCTTTCATCGGTCCGAAAATCAGTTCGGCCATGTAAAGGATAAACGCTGCCGCGGCGCTGAGTCCCAGGACAACGGCGAGATCTTTTTTGATCGCGTCGGAAAACTTGTTTCCGCCCAGCAGCAGCATCGTTGCCGATCCCGCCAGCAACGCGGCGAGGATCATCTGCGCCGACTCAGTCGGCATCTGCCAGATTTCACGCGCCGTCGACTGTGCCATCAGACCCGCGGTATACAGGGTGACGGGAACCGCCAGAAGGGTTGTCCATCCGAGCAGTTTGTCGTAGAGCGCTTCGTCTTTTTTCAGATAGATCGCGTACGCCATACCGAAAAGCAACCCGACGAAACCTGTCGCCATCCATGCGCCGATCGTAATCGCCGACGTAAGGTGCGGGTAGAAAAAGATGTGCCAGAAGCGGAACATCTGGTGCAGGTCGATCACCGTAAAGAACAGGAAGATATGGATAAAGACGATCGAAATCGCCACTACCGGGAAACGGATGAACCCTGTCTGCTCCGGGTGTTTTTTCAACAGGTAAAACGCAAGGAAAATAATACCGGTACCGATACTTTTCGCCCACATGTTCATCGTGATGATCCAGCCCCACACGATACCGGGAAGGGCCACGTCAAGAACTACGACCGCATTGGTCGCTGCAATTGTTTCATGTACCATTAGTGCCCTCCGACGGGAAGATGTGTGATGTTGTTGAAGAGGTTATGCCCCTCTTCGCGTACCGACGCCAGAGGATTGAGCGTCACATTGCCGCCGCCGACGTAGTAGTGGTGCGGGAACGTTCCGCGCTCAGGCTTACGCACCTGTACGTTGCCCTGATGCGACTGGATGTATTTGCTGATGTTCGAGGTCGGATCGTCGAGGTCTCCGAAAATGTTCGCTTCGACCGGGCATGCGACGACACACGCCGGCATCATTGCGCTGGCGATACGGTGGGCACAGTAAGTACATTTGTCGGCAGTTTGGGTTTGCGGATCGATGTAAATCGCACCGTACGGACACGCCATAACACATCCGGCACAGCCGATACAACGCTCTTTGTCGATATTGACGATGCCGTTTTCGAGGTAGTGCAGCGCACTGACCGGACAGATGCGTTCACACGGTGCGTTGGCACAGTGGTTACAGCGAAGCGGCGTAAACGTCCGTTTTGTTTCGGGGAAGGTCCCTACGTCGACATATTTAACACGGAGGCGCCATGTAGAGAGCGGAACTTCGTTTTCCACTTTACAGGCGATCTCACAGCCCTTACAACCCATACAGAGGCGAAGGTCTACCAAGAAACCCAATTGCATATATTCTCCTTATTCCTGATTCACGTCCTGTCGTCCGCATCATTACCTGAGCGAATAACATTTATAATATGCCGTGATTACAGGCATTTGACGGCATTACTGCTGGGTTGATGGTAGCCAAAGTTGCTTTAACCGAAACTAAATGGGTCCGGGATTTTGCTATAACTTTTTGATATGTGTAACCAAACGGGATTCCCCCGCGGGAAGGGAAATTTTATTGAAGATTATGTGCAGTTTTTTTGATCAATCGTCCAAACGGACGCGGACCGATGCTTCGTGTGCTCCGAGCCCTTCGGTATGGGCGATCAGGGCGCACGCACCCCCGATTTCGTTGATCGCGGCGCGCGAAAACGCGATGATGGACGATTTTTTCATAAAGTTCTCGACTCCCAGCGGAGAGTAGAACCTTGCGGTTCCTCCCGTGGGAAGAGTGTGGTTGGGACCCGCAACGTAGTCGCCGATCGCTTCGGGGGTATAGTGTCCCAGGAAAATCGCCCCCGCATGCTTGATGGAGGGGAGAAGCGCGAAAGGGTTGTCGGTTGAGACTTCGAGGTGTTCCGGGGCGATCTCGTTCATCAGCTTAACCGCCTCTTCCATCGTTTCGGTCACAATGATCGCCGCACGTTCATCGATTGATTTGCGTGCGATCTCCTCACGCGGGAGCTTGGACAACCAACTTTCGATTTCCGCGGCGCAGGCGTCGGCAAACGCACGGGAAGGGGTGATCAAAATCGAACTGGCCATTTCGTCGTGTTCGGCCTGTGATAGCAAGTCGATCGCGATGTGGTTCGGATTAGCCGAATCGTCGGCCAATACCCCGATCTCGCTGGGGCCTGCGATCATGTCGATGTTCACTTCGCCGAAGACCATCTTTTTGGCCGTCGCGACGAAAATATTCCCCGGCCCCGTGATGACGTCGACTTTGGGAATCGTTCGGGTTCCGTACGCCATCGCCGCGATCGCGCTGGCCCCTCCGACTTTGAATACCTGGTTCACGCCGCACAAATGGCAGGCGGCGAGGAGCAGCTCGTTGGGCTCGTTGTCCGGGGTGGGCGTCGCGACGACGATCTGCTCCACCCCCGCGACCTGAGCGGGGATGACGTTCATGAGCAGCGAGCTCGGATAGGCCGCTTTGCCGCCGGGGATATAGAGCCCCGCACGATCGACCGGCGTCACTTTCTGCCCCAGGATCGTTCCGTTGGCTTCGGTATCGAACCAGCTCTTGGGGAGCTGCTTTTCATGGTAGGCGCGAATACGGTCGTACGCGAGGTGGAGCGACGCTTTGAGATCGGCGTCGAGGGCATCGTACGCTTTTTTCATGTCGGCGGGATCGATCCGCAGCTCTTCCCCGCTTTTGGGGGTCCAGCGGTCGAATTTGGCGATGTGACGGATCAGGGCATCGTCATTGTCCGAGCGGATCTCGTCGATCAGCCCCTTCACGATCGAAGAGACGTGCTCCATGTCCATTTTACCCCGTCCCAGGAGTTCCTCGAAGACGGCGGGGAACGTCGAATCGTTTGCGTTGATAAGGGTCATTGCTATCCTTTATTTTTTTGATGCCGGAGCGGCGTACTCTTTTTTGACGGTGTCGAGCGCGTACAGAAAATCTTCGACGCCCACCGCCCCCATAACCGGTTCGAACATCGGGGTTTTCCCTTTGATAAACCATGTCGCGGGGGTACCGGGGGTCATGAGCGACTGCGGGACTCCGCCCTCTTCCATCACCCCTTCGTACGCGACAAAATCACGGTTCACAATCGCTGAAACTTTGGGGTTTTTCAGGGTCTCTTTTTTCAACACGTCGCACCATTTGCACCCGTACTTTGTCACCACGACCATCAGGGGTTTTTTCTCTTTCGCGGCGCGTTCAATGGCGCCGGAAAGGTCTTTTTCCCATTTGATCTCACCGCCGAACAATACCGCCGAACCCAGTAAAAGCGCCGCTACGATCTTAATCATCTTTTTTCACCTTTTTGAGAATTTCCTTGGCGATCTGGGGGATCTCTTTTTCGCTCACGTCGATCACGATATCGGCCGCTTTTTTGTACAGCGGCGAACGCTCTTCGTAGAGCTTTTTGGCTTTCTCGATATCCTGGAACAACGGGCGTTTGCGCAGTTTCTTTTCCGCGTTGGGGTGTTCGAGGATACGGCCGTAAATCGTCTCGAACGGAGCGTACAGATAGACCACCGTCCCGATTTTCGAGAGATTGGGCACTTTAAAAAATCCCCCGCCCGTCGAAATCAGGGTACTTCGCACCTCTTTTTGAAGCCACAGGGCCACTTTACGCTCGAGGGCGCGAAAATACTCTTCCCCTTCCTCGGCGAAGATTTTTTTGATTTTACGGTTTTCCATGCTTTCGATAATATCGTCCGTATCAAGGGCGATCATATCGGAGAGTTTGACGATCTCGCGTGCGACCGAGCCTTTGCCCACTCCCATAAAACCGATCAGTACAATATTTTTCATCTTCCGTCTTTATTCTATGGCTTATAATAGCGAAATCATATCACGCATTAACTTAGGAGTGTTTCTTGATACGTCCGTCCAATCTTTTTGAAGGGCCCGTGCCGCCCGAAAACGGCGAAGTGTTTACCCCTGTGTTCGAAACCTCCGGTCTTCGGATCGAAGCGATACGCTCCCGTCTTAAAACGCCCGGCGAATGGTACGATCAGGTAGAAAACGAATGGGTAATGCTCGTTTGCGGGGAAGCGATGCTCGAGATTGCGGGCGAGGTGCTGCGGCTGCGGGGGGGAGACCATCTCCTGATCCCCGCCCGTACCCCGCACCGGGTGTTGTCGACGGCCCAAGACACCTATTGGATCGGTGTCTTCAGCTCTTGAATTCGTTGATGCGCGCCGAAAGTGACTGCGCCACTTCGAGGAGCTGACGGGAGTCGTTTTCGATCTGTTCGACACTGTGGCGGTTGTTTTCGGAAACGACGTTGATCTGCGAAATTTTCTCGATGATCCACTCGATGTGACCGACCACCTCGATCGAGTCGTTGTACGAACGCTGCGCCACGGCGACGGAGCGCTCCATTTCTCCGGACGTTGCCGAGATTTTCTCTTCGACTTCATTGGAAATCGCGGTCAGTTCATTCATGTTTTTGGCATTTTCGCCCATTTTGTCGCTGACGTCGTTGATCGCCTGAACGATCGTACCGACGCTGATCTCGATTTCGGTGAGGCTTTTCTGGGTCCGTTCGGCCAGCTTGCGCACCTCATCGGCAACGACGGCAAACCCGCGCCCGTGTTCCCCAGCCCGTGCCGCTTCGATCGCGGCGTTAAGCGCAAGGAGGTTTGTCTGGTCCGCGATGTCCTTGATGACGCCCAGAACGTTTTTGACCTGGTCGGCATCCTGGCGCAACGAGATCAACTGCGACGCCATGTCGTGTTCCGTTTCGATGTAACCGTCCACTTCGCTGACGAGTTTGTACAGGGCATCTTTGGCGGTCACCAGCTCTTCGTTGGCGTTGGCGACGTTTTTCTGTGTCTGTTCGGAGATGGCGATGGCACCCGAGAGGATCTCTTTGATCGAATGGCTTTTTTGGGTAGTCGCCTCGACGATTTGGCGCTCTTGTTCCACACCGGCCGAAATTTTGCGGGTAGCGTCGGTGATGGTCGTGGCGATCGTCGAGTTTTGACGTCCGAGTTCCTTGACCTCGTTCACGGTCTCCTGTACCATCCCTACGAAACGGTTCACCGCAAGGGCCGCTTCGGAAAACTCGTCTTCTTTGGTCACTTCCAGCCGCTTGGTGAGGTCTTTGTCGCCGCTGACCAGCGATCCGATCCGGTTTCGCAGCCCTTCGAGCGGATTAAGAACCTCTTTCCCGAAAAAGATATTCAGTACCGAGACGAACGTAATCACGACGATCCCCAGCGCGATGAGGAGGATCGTTTCGGTCTTGCTGATCTCCGCATCGTTTTTCTCGAGCGAAATAACCAGATCCATGACCCCCAGCACGTCCCCGCTTTGGATATTGGTATGGCACGCCAGACACCGTTCCTCGGCGACAAGCGGCTGCAGAAGGCGGATGGTATGCGAACCGTTCGTGTTTTCGGTCACGACCGGCTGTTTGTTTTTGAATATCTCCTTGACCATCGGCTCATTCGTGAATTTGGCATCGAGCCCGAACAGATCGATGACGGCCTGCGATTTCTCGACTTTGAGTTTTTCGATCCCTTCGATCGTCTGTGCGTTCTTGATCGCCTCTTCCACGACTTTGGGATCACCCGCGAGCATGCTTTGCGACAGGGTCTGGAAAATCGACTGGCTCAACATGTTCAGCGAACGTTTTGCCGTTTCGTTCGAAAAATCGTGAAACGTCGTCGTCAGGTACCAATAAATGGCACCCAACCCCATAAAACTGAACAGAAGCGTCGAAAAGATGATTTTGGACTTGACGGTTTTAAGCATACGTACCCCATAGTGTGATTCTCATGCGTTTATTGTACCGTATATCTGTCCCCTTTTTGTGGCAAAGTCACAATTCCTTCTCGGGTTTGAATTTTTACCGGAAGGTTCATCGGGCGGCGCATCGTCACCGGGTCGACTTTGCTGATGCTAAAATGCAGATGCGGCCCGCTGCTGTAGCCGGTGTTGCCCGAATAGCCGATCAGGTCTCCCTGCGCCACTTTCTGCCCGATGCGCACGGCCGCTCCCCCCCGCTTCAGGTGGTAATAATTGGCCATCGTCCCGTCGCTGTGCTCGATGATCACGTAATTGGCGTACTGGCGAAAATCGGGACTCAATCCTCCCCTGTCGTGCGATCCTTCGGCACCCACGACCGTTCCCTCCCGGGCGGCATGAATCGGCGTCCCTATGGGAACGGGAAAATCGATCGCGTAGGCCGAAAGCCCCTTGTGAGTGATCCCGCCGTGGTACCCTTGCGAAACAACGATGTTCGACCCTTTCGCAAAAGGGAGCGCGTAACGGTAATGGTCGTCATGAACGGCGAACGCCGAACCCCGCACCCACCCGTATGCCGCACGGTAATTGACTCCCTGCGCGGCAGAAAGTCGCGCGAGGGCAAGTACTTTTTTCCGGCTGTTTCCGGGGATTTCGATGAAAAAAGGGATTTTCGAGGAGGGCTTGAGATTCTCGATCGAAGCAAAATCGATGTTCAGCGTTACCGTGTAGGGATTAAGATTTTCGGCTTCGAATTCGAATCCCCCCTTCCCGTCGGATTCGGCACTGAGGATAACGCTGTTACGCGATCCGATTTGGGCCGTTTTTTTGACGGCGGCCGCCTCGGAGCGTTTGAGAATCTTCAGATGCTCTTCGTATGCCTGTTCCTGCTCCAGGGCCATCTGAATGCTCCGGTTTTCCAGAGCTTCTTCTTCTTTGAGCTTTTCGAGGGGAGGAAGCGATTTTTTCGGATAGTTCCGATCGTAAAACGCTATCGCTTCGGAACGGATGCGGGGATGGTGGAGCGGCTCGAGAGGGATCGAAACCAGCTGTTCGAAACCGTTCTTGTCTTCGCTCTCCATCGCGCGCAGCAGCGACTTTCGGTAGAGGGAGTCGATCGATTCCTTGCTGCGGGCAAGCTCTCTCAATTCCCGCAGATATGCGGCAAGACGCTCCTTTTCAGGTTGCGGTAGACGGGCGATTCGGGAACCCTCCGCCAGGGTCGAGCGGATTTTTTCGACAAACTGCCGCAACGAAGCGCTCTCTTGTTCCATCACCGCTTTTCGGCTCAACCGTTCGACCGACTCCGCGTTTTTCTCCAGCGGCCCGGCAAGGGTGTAATAGGGAAGCGTATCGCCGTTTCCGGCAGCCAGAACGAACGAAAACAACACCATCAGAACCGTCCGCACGCCGACACCGCCCTTTTGCTTTTTGATTAATTGTATCATTATTGCTCTGAGGCTATAATATCGTCTATTTTAACTGTGAGGTCAAGGCATGTCCAAACGTATTTTAGAAGTGATCAAGCCGGGCGTCGTGTTCGGCGACGATGTCCAGAAACTTTTCGAAATCGCCAAAGAAGAAGGGTTCGCCCTCCCGGCGGTCAACGTCGTCGGAACCGATTCGATCAACGGCGTCCTCGAAGCGGCCAAGCTGGTCAATTCCCCCGTCATCATCCAGTTCTCCAACGGGGGAGCGAGCTATTACGCGGGGAAAGGTCTGAGCAACGACAATGAAAAAGCGGCGATTGCGGGAGCGATCAGCGGTGCGATGCACGTGCACATGATGGCCGAAGCCTACGGCATTCCCGTCATTCTCCATACCGACCACGCGTCGCGCGAACTGCTCCCGTGGATCGATGCCCTTTTGGATGCGGGGGAGAAACACTACGCCCAGTACGGCAAACCTCTTTTCAGCTCCCACATGCTCGATCTTTCCGAAGAGAGCCTCGAAGAAAACGTCGCAACGTGTGCCCTTTATCTCAAGCGGATGGACAAAATCGGCATGACCCTCGAAATCGAGCTGGGCGTTACCGGGGGTGAAGAAGACGGCGTCGACAACACCAACATCGACAACGCCCTTCTCTATACCCAACCCGAAGACGTGGCGTACGCGTACGAAAAACTGAGCGCCGTGAGCAAACGTTTCACCGTTGCCGCCTCTTTCGGTAACGTCCACGGGGTATACAAGCCCGGAAACGTCGTCCTAACCCCCATCATCCTCGACAACTCGCAAAAATACATCAAGGAAAAATTCCACACCGCTTCAAACAAACCGGTCGATTTCGTCTTCCACGGCGGTTCGGGTTCAACCCTCGAAGAGATCCGCGAAGCAATCAGCTACGGCGTCATCAAAATGAACATCGACACCGACACCCAGTGGGCCACCTGGGAAGGGGTCAAAAACTACTATGAAAAGTACAAAGACTACCTCCAGGGACAGATCGGAAACCCTGAGGGTGAAGACAAACCGAACAAAAAATACTACGACCCGCGCAAATGGCTCCGCGACGGCCAGAAAACCCTTGTCGAACGGGTCAAACAAGCATTCAGCGACCTCAACGCGATCGACCGCAACTAACGTTCCTCCGCTTCTGGGCGGAGAGGTTGGATCTTCGCCGCTTCCGGGATAGAAATGTTTCCCGCATAATTCAATCGATTGTTTTTACCATTGCAGTACTTCCCCCGCTGGAGGAAGAGAAGAAAAGAAGCTTTATTTGGTGTAGGTAATTTTGGCTTTTTCGCGCAGGGAGTTCATTTTTTTCTCCATGTGCGCTTTGAACTTGTCCATTTTCAACCGCTGCTCGATAAAGTTTTTCACTTCATCGAATCCGAGTTTTTTCGCCGCTTTTTTGTCTTCGATGTAGATGACATGGTATCCGAACTGGCTTTGGACCGGAGTCGCCGACATTGTCCCTTCTTTCATCGCGAACGCGGCATCGTTAAACGAAGGAACCATCTGCCCGCGCGGGAAATATCCGAGGTCTCCGCCTTTTGCCGCGCTCGGTCCCGTCGACTTCGATTTGGCCTGGGCGATGAATTCGTTGCGCAGTTTGTCGCCGCTGAGCCCTTTCATGCTTTTGATCACCGCTTCGGCTTCCGCTTTGGATTTGACCAGGATATGACGCGCGCGGATTTTTTCTTTATCGATGAACTCGTCGGCGTTTTTGTCAAAATATTCTTTGACCTCTTTGGGATCGACTTTGATCGAATCGAACTGCTCTTTCTCCCAGATTTTGGCCGCGAGCTGTACCCGAAGACGGCTCATCAGCGCTTCGAGCTCTTGCTTGTACTCTTTGGATTCGAGGACCCCGGTACGTTTGGCATCGTCGTATACCAGTTCCTGCGCGATCATCCCTTCGATGATCCGCTGCCGCAATTCGTTTTGTTTCTCTGCCGGGAGTGAGTCAAACCGCCCCTGGGTCCCTTCCATCAATACCTTGTTGACTTCCTCGGAGGTGATTTCGTCACCGTTGACCGTTGCCAAAACACCCGCGGATGCCATCGGAGCACCCAACAACAAACCCAAAACCCAAGCGGCATAAAAACGCTTCATTGCTTTCCTTATATTCCCTGTCTGCACAGGGATTTTGATTTCGGCATTATAATACATTTGAGAGTATAGTACGCAAAAAATAACCGAAATTAAACGGCGTTCTCCAGCCGTTGCGATTGGGCCGTTTTGAGATAGCGTTCAATCGTCTGGAGAAGGAAATGTTTGTCGATCGGTTTGGCCAGGTGCGCGTCGAGCCCGGCCGCGACGATCCGTTCGCGGTCCCCGATGAGGGCGTGTGCGGTGAGGGCGATAACGGGGACGAATCCCCGCTGGTCGCGTTTGTCGATCTCTTTGATCAGTCTCGTCGCCGTCAGACCGTCCATGACCGGCATGTCGATGTCCATCACGACGAGGTCGAAGGGTTCTTTGAGATAGGCATCGACCGCTTTTTGGCCGTTATCGACCGCAACCACCTGGAAACGTTCCTGTCGCAGAATCGTTTCGAGCAGCTTCAGGTTGATCAGGTTGTCTTCGGCGATCAGGATCTTGATCTCTTCCTGCCGCGGAATACTCTGCACCTCGGGACTGCGGGAGATATATTCTTTGGGCATTTTGTTCCACACGACCGCGAGCGTTTTGTGCAACGCGCCGGGCAGAATGGGGAGCGTGACGATCGATTCGACCGATTCGACGATCGCATCGGCCTGTTCACCGTATTCGAATTTCATGATCGGAACGACCTGAAGGTTCGGGTAGGTCGATTTGATCGCATCCACCTGCGACGGGGAGAGATGGGGAACGTCCAAAAACAGGACGTCGCTTTCGTGCAGCGCCGTATTGACCAGATCGTGTATCCCCTTGACCCGCACTTTGAAGAGTTCAAGGTATTTGTACAGCAACGCTCCCTGGGTCGAAAAATGGTGGTCGTGGGTATAGATGAGAGAACGGGTCCCCTCGACAAAATCGAACGCCCCCGCTTCGGTAATCTCGTGCACGATCCGGAACGAAAACCGTGACCCTTTGCCCGGTTCCGAAGCGAGCATCAGATGCGAATCCATCATATCGACGTATTTGTGGCTGAGGCTCAGCCCGATCCCCATGCCGTCTTTTCCGCGACGCTGGTTCTCCCACGCCGATGCGAAGGGACGCAGCAGGGTTTTGATTTTTGCGGGTTCGATCCCGATCCCGGTGTCGCTGACCGCGTACTCCACTTCAATCCGCCCGGCTTCTTCCTGAACGATCAGAATCTCGACGAGGACCTGTCCCCCTTCTTCGGTAAATTTGATCCCGTTTTGGATCAGGTTTCGCATCACGGTCAGGATCTTGTCCTGATCTCCCACCATCTTTTTGGGGAGATGGGGATCGATCAGGAACATCAGCTGGATCTCTTTGGCCGATGCAAGGTCTTCGAACTGCATCGAGAAGTTCTCGTATATCTCCAGCGGACTGAAAGGGGAGAGGTTCATGTAAATGCTTCCGCTCTCAACCTGCATCAGTTCAAGGAGATTTTCGATGTTGCGCATCATCGAAAGGGCACTTCGACTCGTCATATCGACGTATTCCTGCTGCCACGATCCCAGAGGGCTGTTTTTGAGCAGATCGGTAAACCCGATAATGGCATTCATCGGCGTACGGAATTCATGGGAAATGTTGGTGAGAAATTTCTTTTTGAAATGTTCGAAATAACGTTCCGCGGCTTTGGCCCTCTCGAGCACCGTCGTATCCTGAAAGACGACCCCGATGATCGGCGTGCGTCCGATCATGATCACTTCGGATTTGACCGCGACGCTGTATTCGGCTTCCCCGGCTCTCATTTTCCCGCGATATCGCCCCGGCTGGGACAGCAAAAACGATATTTCGACTCCGAAGGGTTCAAACCACTCCAGCAACGATGGGAGCGAAGCGACATCCTTTCCCCCCAGCAGATCGAGCAGCTGGGCGTTGCACCCGACAACCCCGCCGGACATATCGGCATACATCATCGGGTCGGTATGCAGTCTGGCGCAGGAGGTCAGCAATTCGATGGTTTCCGGATAAGCTTGATGAAAACTCTCGATGTAGTGCATGGTTGCTCCTTACAACGGATCGTGCAGATATTTCCGGAGAACGTACTCCAGTTTTTCGCGCGTGAGCGGTTTGGAGAGGTAGTCGTCGAGTCCCCGTTCGAGGATGTATTCCCGGTCTCCTTCCATCGCGAGGGCCGTCAGGGCGATGATGGGCATACGGCGCAGGGGGCTCTCTTCGGCTTTGATCTCCTGCGTCGCCAGAATGCCGTCTTTGATCGGCATATCGATGTCCATGAAAACGATGTCGTAACGGTGGGTACGACACGCTTCGACTGCTTCGTCGCCGTTGGACACCGCGGTGACCGCAATGCCGTACTCGCGCAGCAGCAGTTTGATCAGCCGCTGGTTGATCAGATTGTCTTCGACGACCAGCGCGCCGACCCCGCGCTGAAGTTGTGTGGGTGCCGCGACCGCGGGGCGCGGCAGGTTCAGGACTTCGGATAAGTGTGCATACAACATACCGGGGAGTAACGGCTTATGCAGCGCCTTGTCGACGACGTGCAGCATTTTGGCCTGCAGCCGTTCGTTCGCTTCGAGCACCAAAACGGTCTTGCAGGTACGGTTCAGCCGCTCGAGCTTCATCACCCATTCCCCTTTCTCCTGCGACGCAATCAGGTAAATCACCTCGGCGTTCTCGAACAGCGTTTCGTCGATCAATTGTACTTTGGTCACACTGACACCGAAACTGCGGAGATAGTTGGTAAGGTGGTTGGCATCGTCGAGCCGCTTTTCATCGATGAGCACCACCTTGACGCTGTGGGCGTTGATCATCGAAAGAGCGTGATCGGACGAACCTTCCATCGTCAGGGCGAAGCTGAAAGTGGACCCTTTCCCCTCCTCGCTGGCGATTTTGAGATCGCCGCCCATCAGGGCGATCAGGCCATGCGAAAGGCTCAGCCCCACGCCCAGCCGATTGTCCGCATGATCCCCCGAAACAAACGGACGGGTGATGTTCCCGAGCTCGGATTTGCTGATCCCTTTGCCGGTATCTTTGACGCTGAAACCGACGTTACAACTCCCCGACGTATTACGTTTGAGCAGCTTTACCTCAACCGTAATACGCCCTCCCGAAGGGGTAAATTTGAGGGCGTTGACGTAAAGGTTGTTCAGAACCTGCCTGATTTTGCGGATATCCCCGATCAGGCGGCTTGGAAGTTTGGGATCGATGAAAAACGACACGTTGATCCCCTTGTCGCTTCCGGTCGAAACGCAGTTTTTCCCCAGTTCCTCCATCTCGGCGATGACGTCGAATTCGCTGTCGTTGAGGCTGAGACGGCCGTTTTGCATCTGGGCCAGGTCCAGAAGGTTTTCGATGTTGGACATCAGGTTGCGGGCGGAGCTTTGAACCGAACGGATGTACTCGGCCTGCGTTTCGCTCGGCGACGTTTTGGAAAGGAGTTCGACGAATCCCAGAATGCCGTTCATGGGGGTTCGGAATTCGTGCCCGATGTTCGAGAGAAACTTGCTTTTGAGCTGTTCGGTCCGTCTTACCTCTTCTTGGAGATCGGTCTCCGCGGTTCGGTCCTGAAGCCGCAGGAGATAGAGTTCGGCCCCGTCTCCTTCCAGCAGCGTCGCGGTCGCCGAGAACGAACGGGATTTCCCCGAACGGTCGGTAATCCCGACGCCGTATCCGAGGGGGCAATGGGTACGGATGTAATCAAGCCAGCTTTTGTCGTATTCGGTAAAGACCTCTTCGTCTTCATGATCGAAAAGTTCGCGGATGCTCTCGTAGCCCGAGCGGAGCTGTTCGA is a genomic window containing:
- a CDS encoding M23 family metallopeptidase, whose translation is MIQLIKKQKGGVGVRTVLMVLFSFVLAAGNGDTLPYYTLAGPLEKNAESVERLSRKAVMEQESASLRQFVEKIRSTLAEGSRIARLPQPEKERLAAYLRELRELARSKESIDSLYRKSLLRAMESEDKNGFEQLVSIPLEPLHHPRIRSEAIAFYDRNYPKKSLPPLEKLKEEEALENRSIQMALEQEQAYEEHLKILKRSEAAAVKKTAQIGSRNSVILSAESDGKGGFEFEAENLNPYTVTLNIDFASIENLKPSSKIPFFIEIPGNSRKKVLALARLSAAQGVNYRAAYGWVRGSAFAVHDDHYRYALPFAKGSNIVVSQGYHGGITHKGLSAYAIDFPVPIGTPIHAAREGTVVGAEGSHDRGGLSPDFRQYANYVIIEHSDGTMANYYHLKRGGAAVRIGQKVAQGDLIGYSGNTGYSSGPHLHFSISKVDPVTMRRPMNLPVKIQTREGIVTLPQKGDRYTVQ
- the fbaA gene encoding class II fructose-bisphosphate aldolase, which translates into the protein MSKRILEVIKPGVVFGDDVQKLFEIAKEEGFALPAVNVVGTDSINGVLEAAKLVNSPVIIQFSNGGASYYAGKGLSNDNEKAAIAGAISGAMHVHMMAEAYGIPVILHTDHASRELLPWIDALLDAGEKHYAQYGKPLFSSHMLDLSEESLEENVATCALYLKRMDKIGMTLEIELGVTGGEEDGVDNTNIDNALLYTQPEDVAYAYEKLSAVSKRFTVAASFGNVHGVYKPGNVVLTPIILDNSQKYIKEKFHTASNKPVDFVFHGGSGSTLEEIREAISYGVIKMNIDTDTQWATWEGVKNYYEKYKDYLQGQIGNPEGEDKPNKKYYDPRKWLRDGQKTLVERVKQAFSDLNAIDRN
- a CDS encoding peptidylprolyl isomerase; translation: MKRFYAAWVLGLLLGAPMASAGVLATVNGDEITSEEVNKVLMEGTQGRFDSLPAEKQNELRQRIIEGMIAQELVYDDAKRTGVLESKEYKQELEALMSRLRVQLAAKIWEKEQFDSIKVDPKEVKEYFDKNADEFIDKEKIRARHILVKSKAEAEAVIKSMKGLSGDKLRNEFIAQAKSKSTGPSAAKGGDLGYFPRGQMVPSFNDAAFAMKEGTMSATPVQSQFGYHVIYIEDKKAAKKLGFDEVKNFIEQRLKMDKFKAHMEKKMNSLREKAKITYTK
- a CDS encoding response regulator, translating into MHYIESFHQAYPETIELLTSCARLHTDPMMYADMSGGVVGCNAQLLDLLGGKDVASLPSLLEWFEPFGVEISFLLSQPGRYRGKMRAGEAEYSVAVKSEVIMIGRTPIIGVVFQDTTVLERAKAAERYFEHFKKKFLTNISHEFRTPMNAIIGFTDLLKNSPLGSWQQEYVDMTSRSALSMMRNIENLLELMQVESGSIYMNLSPFSPLEIYENFSMQFEDLASAKEIQLMFLIDPHLPKKMVGDQDKILTVMRNLIQNGIKFTEEGGQVLVEILIVQEEAGRIEVEYAVSDTGIGIEPAKIKTLLRPFASAWENQRRGKDGMGIGLSLSHKYVDMMDSHLMLASEPGKGSRFSFRIVHEITEAGAFDFVEGTRSLIYTHDHHFSTQGALLYKYLELFKVRVKGIHDLVNTALHESDVLFLDVPHLSPSQVDAIKSTYPNLQVVPIMKFEYGEQADAIVESVESIVTLPILPGALHKTLAVVWNKMPKEYISRSPEVQSIPRQEEIKILIAEDNLINLKLLETILRQERFQVVAVDNGQKAVDAYLKEPFDLVVMDIDMPVMDGLTATRLIKEIDKRDQRGFVPVIALTAHALIGDRERIVAAGLDAHLAKPIDKHFLLQTIERYLKTAQSQRLENAV